A single window of Brevundimonas naejangsanensis DNA harbors:
- the fabB gene encoding beta-ketoacyl-ACP synthase I: protein MRRVVVTGLGIVSSIGTGQDEVAASLRNAKSGVQHAADHARYGFRSQVWAPPALGHTAEDWAPLVDRRAARFLANGTAWAHIAFEEALKDSGLSADEIKDERIGLIVGEGGPSTQVILQAAQTTVEKGSPKRVGPFAVPKAMASGPSAVLATWFELKGINYSISSACATSAHCIGAAAEQIAWGKQDVVFAGGCEDIDWSMSNMFDAMGAMSSNFNDTPAKASRAYDTTRDGFVIAGGAGIVVLEEYERAVARGATIYAEVTGYGANSDGYDMVAPSGEGAERCMKIALEMAGNPKIDYLNPHGTSTPVGDSKEMGAVRNVFGDDLPMISSTKSLTGHSLGAAGAQEAIYCLLMMKHGFAAESAHIENLDPEFEGMPILRQRHDGELKHVMSNSFGFGGTNASLILSKV from the coding sequence ATGCGGCGTGTCGTCGTCACCGGACTGGGCATCGTCTCCTCCATCGGCACCGGCCAAGACGAGGTCGCGGCCTCGCTGCGCAACGCCAAGTCGGGCGTCCAGCACGCCGCCGACCACGCCAGATACGGCTTCCGCTCCCAGGTCTGGGCGCCGCCCGCCCTGGGTCATACGGCCGAGGACTGGGCGCCGCTGGTCGACCGCCGCGCCGCCCGTTTCCTGGCCAACGGGACGGCTTGGGCGCACATCGCCTTTGAAGAAGCCCTGAAGGACAGCGGCCTGAGCGCCGACGAGATCAAGGACGAGCGCATCGGCCTGATCGTCGGCGAGGGCGGCCCCTCGACCCAGGTCATCCTGCAGGCGGCCCAGACGACCGTCGAAAAGGGCTCGCCCAAGCGCGTCGGCCCCTTCGCCGTGCCCAAGGCGATGGCGTCCGGCCCCTCGGCCGTGCTGGCCACCTGGTTCGAGCTGAAGGGCATCAACTATTCGATCAGCTCGGCCTGCGCGACCAGCGCCCACTGCATCGGCGCGGCCGCCGAGCAGATCGCCTGGGGCAAGCAGGACGTGGTCTTCGCCGGCGGCTGCGAGGATATCGACTGGTCCATGTCGAACATGTTCGACGCCATGGGCGCCATGTCCTCCAACTTCAACGACACGCCCGCCAAGGCCAGCCGCGCCTATGACACGACCCGCGACGGCTTCGTCATCGCCGGCGGCGCCGGCATCGTCGTGCTGGAAGAATACGAACGCGCCGTGGCGCGCGGCGCGACCATCTACGCCGAAGTCACCGGCTACGGCGCCAACTCGGACGGCTACGACATGGTGGCCCCCTCGGGCGAAGGCGCCGAGCGCTGCATGAAGATCGCGCTGGAAATGGCCGGCAATCCCAAGATCGACTACCTGAATCCGCACGGCACCTCCACGCCGGTCGGCGACAGCAAGGAGATGGGCGCGGTCCGCAACGTCTTCGGCGACGACCTGCCGATGATTTCCTCGACCAAGTCGCTGACGGGCCACTCGCTGGGCGCAGCGGGCGCGCAGGAGGCCATCTACTGCCTGCTGATGATGAAGCACGGCTTTGCGGCCGAGAGCGCCCACATCGAAAACCTGGACCCTGAGTTCGAGGGCATGCCGATCCTGCGCCAGCGCCACGACGGCGAGCTGAAGCACGTCATGTCCAACAGCTTCGGCTTCGGCGGCACCAACGCCTCGCTTATCCTCTCCAAGGTCTGA
- a CDS encoding acyl-CoA dehydrogenase: MADGTTPSAQKSSGQTFRWDDPFDLTGRLTDEERMVQDAARSYAREALLPRVVAAFRDEVFDRAIMTEMGEMGFLGAMLPEQYGGSEASHVAYGLIAREVEAIDSGYRSAMSVQSSLAMYPIYAFGSDEQKAKFLPKMAAGELVGCFGLTEADGGSDPASMKTTAVAVDGGYRLNGGKYWITNSPISDLAIVWAKLDGNIRGFIVERDFDGFTTGKIGDKLSLRASITGDIGLNDVFVPEANILPGVQGLRGPFSCLNKARFGIAWGAMGAAEFCFHASRDYVAERTLFGRPLSARQLVQKKLADMQTEIFLGFEGAYALGRLLDTGAWVPEAISLMKRNNCGKALAVAREARDMHGGAGITGELHVMRHAMNLETVNTYEGAHDVHALILGRAITGEAAF, translated from the coding sequence ATGGCCGACGGCACTACCCCTTCCGCCCAGAAATCTTCGGGCCAGACGTTCCGCTGGGATGATCCGTTCGACCTGACGGGGCGTCTGACCGACGAAGAGCGGATGGTTCAGGACGCCGCCCGGTCCTATGCGCGCGAGGCCCTGCTGCCGCGCGTGGTCGCCGCCTTCCGCGACGAGGTCTTCGATCGCGCCATCATGACCGAGATGGGCGAGATGGGCTTCCTGGGCGCCATGCTGCCCGAGCAATACGGCGGTTCCGAAGCGTCGCACGTCGCCTATGGCCTGATCGCGCGCGAGGTCGAGGCGATCGACAGCGGCTACCGCTCGGCCATGAGCGTGCAGTCGTCGCTGGCCATGTATCCGATCTACGCCTTCGGCTCGGACGAGCAGAAGGCGAAGTTCCTGCCCAAGATGGCGGCCGGCGAACTGGTCGGCTGCTTCGGCCTGACCGAGGCCGACGGCGGGTCGGACCCGGCCTCGATGAAGACCACGGCGGTGGCGGTCGACGGCGGCTATCGCCTGAACGGCGGCAAATACTGGATCACCAACTCGCCCATCAGCGACCTGGCCATCGTCTGGGCCAAGCTTGACGGCAACATTCGCGGCTTCATCGTCGAGCGCGACTTCGACGGCTTCACCACGGGCAAGATCGGCGACAAGCTGTCCTTGCGCGCCTCGATCACCGGCGACATCGGCCTGAACGACGTCTTCGTGCCGGAAGCCAACATCCTGCCGGGCGTGCAGGGTCTGCGCGGGCCGTTCTCCTGCCTGAACAAGGCGCGTTTCGGCATCGCCTGGGGCGCGATGGGCGCCGCCGAGTTCTGCTTCCACGCCAGCCGCGACTATGTGGCCGAGCGCACCCTGTTCGGCCGCCCGCTGTCGGCGCGCCAGCTGGTGCAGAAGAAGCTGGCCGACATGCAGACCGAGATCTTCCTCGGCTTCGAAGGCGCCTATGCCTTGGGCCGCCTGCTGGACACGGGCGCCTGGGTTCCGGAGGCCATCAGCCTGATGAAGCGCAACAACTGCGGCAAGGCCCTGGCCGTCGCGCGCGAGGCTCGCGACATGCACGGCGGGGCCGGGATCACCGGCGAACTGCACGTCATGCGCCACGCGATGAACCTGGAAACCGTCAACACCTATGAAGGCGCCCACGACGTCCACGCCCTCATTCTGGGCCGCGCCATCACCGGCGAAGCCGCCTTCTGA
- a CDS encoding BLUF domain-containing protein has translation MPLHRAIYVSDAVGDAATSLLVLAEILGASIRNNRRDRVTGVLMRHDGRFLQAIEGRRADVDRLMDRLRADPRHENIRLLSDQNTTVRLFEEWPMTLVEMPRPVWPHISRPSLDQLSAAQAEALLVTASQVLALPA, from the coding sequence TTGCCCCTGCACCGCGCCATCTACGTCAGCGACGCCGTCGGCGACGCCGCGACGAGCCTGCTGGTTCTCGCCGAAATTCTCGGCGCCTCGATCAGAAACAATCGCCGGGACCGCGTCACGGGGGTGCTGATGCGCCACGACGGCCGCTTCCTTCAGGCCATCGAAGGACGCCGCGCCGATGTGGACAGGCTGATGGACCGGCTGCGCGCCGACCCGCGCCATGAGAACATCCGCCTGCTGTCGGACCAGAACACCACAGTGCGCCTGTTCGAGGAGTGGCCGATGACGCTGGTTGAGATGCCTCGTCCCGTCTGGCCGCACATAAGCCGCCCCTCCCTGGATCAGTTGAGCGCGGCCCAGGCCGAAGCCTTGCTGGTCACGGCGTCGCAGGTCCTGGCGCTTCCCGCCTGA
- a CDS encoding HesA/MoeB/ThiF family protein, whose translation MTQPSAPAAPVRFSDEEVERYARQLVLSEIGGPGQQALKRARVLIVGMGGVGNPAALYLAAAGVGTLGLIDDDTVALSNLQRQIAFTADDPDRAKVEAGAERLNALNPHVTVRTFNQRVTPDSAAVLMQDFDLALDGTDDFETRLAVNAACVAAGKPLVSGALGRWSGQVSVFEGRPCYQCLVSEVPPDAETCARVGVVGALAGVIGAMAALEAIKLITGAGEPLTGRLMLYDGLAGTSRVAKIAADPACPVCGSGHA comes from the coding sequence GTGACCCAGCCTTCCGCCCCCGCCGCCCCGGTTCGCTTTTCCGACGAAGAGGTCGAGCGTTACGCCCGCCAGCTGGTGCTGTCCGAGATCGGCGGCCCCGGCCAGCAGGCGCTGAAGCGCGCCCGCGTGCTTATCGTCGGCATGGGCGGGGTGGGCAACCCGGCCGCCCTCTATCTGGCCGCCGCCGGCGTGGGCACGCTGGGGCTGATTGACGACGATACGGTGGCCCTGTCCAACCTGCAGCGCCAGATCGCCTTCACTGCCGACGACCCCGACCGCGCCAAGGTCGAGGCGGGCGCCGAACGCCTCAACGCCCTGAACCCGCACGTCACGGTCCGGACCTTCAATCAGCGCGTCACGCCCGACAGCGCGGCGGTCCTGATGCAGGACTTCGACCTGGCGCTGGACGGGACCGACGATTTCGAGACGCGTCTGGCCGTCAACGCCGCCTGCGTGGCCGCGGGCAAGCCGCTGGTGTCGGGCGCCCTGGGCCGCTGGTCGGGGCAGGTGTCGGTGTTCGAGGGACGTCCCTGCTATCAGTGCCTGGTGTCCGAGGTTCCGCCCGACGCGGAGACCTGCGCCCGCGTCGGCGTGGTCGGCGCCCTGGCGGGCGTCATCGGGGCGATGGCGGCGCTGGAGGCGATCAAGCTGATCACCGGGGCGGGCGAACCGCTGACCGGCCGCCTGATGCTCTATGACGGGCTGGCCGGAACCAGCCGGGTGGCGAAGATCGCCGCCGACCCCGCCTGCCCGGTGTGCGGGTCAGGTCACGCCTAA
- a CDS encoding DUF6356 family protein: MSNAFNRLFRDHPREVNETYFEHMAASSRFGFKLLRLAGCAFIHAVVPGRHKTTVSDAIRGMAHDMGGRAAEARECRMRDAGVWDVGL; this comes from the coding sequence ATGTCGAACGCTTTCAATCGTCTGTTCCGCGATCACCCGCGTGAGGTCAACGAGACCTATTTCGAGCATATGGCCGCCTCGTCGCGCTTCGGCTTCAAGCTGCTGCGTCTGGCCGGCTGCGCCTTCATCCACGCTGTCGTGCCGGGCCGTCACAAGACCACGGTGTCCGACGCCATTCGCGGCATGGCCCATGACATGGGCGGCCGCGCCGCCGAGGCCCGCGAATGCCGGATGCGCGACGCGGGCGTCTGGGACGTCGGCCTCTAG
- a CDS encoding SH3 domain-containing protein, protein MTGVLLSAGATMPDGRPTPTGLEVPRWVTLKSSQVRARQGPGLDYRILWEYRAAGLPVQVIAETREWRKICDPDGSVAWIHRTVASGRRSVFNRSDEAVPIRSGRSETASVRALLSPHALVSLDECEDGWCRVRARKLRGWVQQRAVFGAQERALCNAARPAGTGRAS, encoded by the coding sequence GTGACCGGCGTTCTGCTGTCGGCGGGCGCCACCATGCCGGACGGCCGCCCCACCCCGACCGGGCTGGAGGTGCCGCGCTGGGTGACGCTGAAATCCTCGCAGGTGCGGGCGCGCCAGGGGCCGGGCCTCGACTACCGCATTCTGTGGGAATACCGCGCCGCCGGCCTGCCGGTGCAGGTGATCGCCGAGACGCGCGAGTGGCGAAAGATCTGCGACCCCGACGGCTCGGTGGCCTGGATCCACCGCACCGTCGCCTCGGGCCGCCGCAGCGTGTTCAACCGTTCGGACGAGGCTGTGCCCATCCGATCGGGCCGGTCGGAAACCGCCTCGGTCCGCGCCCTGCTGTCGCCGCACGCCCTGGTGTCGCTGGACGAGTGCGAGGACGGCTGGTGCCGCGTGCGGGCGCGCAAGCTGCGCGGCTGGGTGCAGCAAAGGGCCGTCTTCGGCGCCCAGGAACGCGCCCTGTGCAACGCCGCCCGCCCCGCCGGAACCGGCCGCGCCTCCTGA
- the hslV gene encoding ATP-dependent protease subunit HslV — MNTTASNFPDWHGTTILAVRKNGRTVIAGDGQVSMGPTIVKGAARKVRTLANGKVLAGFAGATADALTLIERLEAKLEQYPDQLARACVELAKDWRTDRYLRRLEAMLLVADKSQILTVTGVGDVLEPEYGVAAVGSGGNYALAAARALIDENSELDAEQIARKAMKIAADICVYTNGNLTIESL; from the coding sequence ATGAACACGACCGCTTCGAACTTTCCCGACTGGCACGGCACCACCATCCTGGCGGTGCGCAAGAACGGCCGCACCGTCATCGCCGGCGACGGCCAGGTCTCGATGGGACCGACCATCGTCAAGGGCGCGGCGCGCAAGGTGCGGACTTTGGCGAACGGCAAGGTGCTGGCGGGCTTCGCCGGGGCCACGGCCGACGCCCTGACCCTGATCGAGCGTCTGGAGGCCAAGCTGGAGCAGTATCCGGACCAGTTGGCGCGGGCCTGTGTCGAGCTGGCCAAGGACTGGCGCACCGACCGCTATCTGCGCCGGCTGGAGGCCATGCTGCTGGTCGCCGACAAATCCCAGATACTCACTGTCACCGGCGTCGGCGACGTGCTGGAGCCGGAATACGGCGTGGCCGCCGTCGGCTCGGGCGGCAACTATGCCTTGGCCGCCGCGCGCGCCCTGATCGACGAGAACAGCGAGCTGGACGCCGAGCAGATCGCCCGCAAGGCCATGAAGATCGCCGCTGATATCTGCGTCTACACCAACGGCAATCTGACCATTGAAAGTCTGTAG
- the odhB gene encoding 2-oxoglutarate dehydrogenase complex dihydrolipoyllysine-residue succinyltransferase: MADILTPALGESVAEASIAKWTKKVGDAVKKDEVLVELETDKVSLEVVAPADGVLSAINADEGDTVVPGTVLGAVTEGGAAAASAPASAAAVAPAAAPAASGGAGVDIAVPTMGESVAEGSIGTWLKKSGDTVAKDELLVEIETDKVAVEVSAPAAGVLTITAADGATVTPGQVIGSVAASGAAAAAAAPANTGSAQVQGQDKASAHLSPAVQRVVSENNLNPASLSASGPKGNITKADAIAAIGAAAPAAPKAAAAPAAPRADQPREERVKMTRLRQTIARRLKESQNTAAQLTTFNEVDMTNVMALRAQYKEVFEKRHGVKLGFMSFFTKAVVQALHEIPAVNAEIDGADIIYKNHYDIGIAVGTDKGLVVPVLRDADALSLAGIEKGIAALGKAARDGALTMDQMQGGTFTITNGGTYGSLMSTPILNTPQSGILGMHNIVQRPMAINGEVKIRPMMYLALSYDHRIVDGKEAVTFLVRIKELLEDPARALLDL, translated from the coding sequence ATGGCCGATATCCTCACCCCCGCCCTCGGTGAATCCGTCGCCGAAGCCTCCATCGCCAAGTGGACCAAGAAGGTCGGCGACGCCGTCAAGAAGGACGAGGTCCTGGTCGAGCTGGAAACCGACAAGGTCTCGCTGGAAGTCGTCGCCCCCGCCGACGGCGTGCTGTCGGCGATCAACGCTGACGAGGGCGACACCGTCGTCCCCGGCACGGTGCTCGGCGCTGTGACCGAAGGCGGCGCCGCCGCCGCCTCGGCTCCGGCTTCGGCCGCTGCTGTGGCGCCCGCCGCCGCTCCGGCTGCTTCGGGCGGCGCTGGCGTCGACATCGCCGTGCCGACGATGGGCGAAAGCGTCGCCGAAGGCTCGATCGGAACCTGGCTGAAGAAGTCGGGCGACACCGTCGCCAAGGACGAACTGCTGGTCGAGATCGAGACCGATAAGGTGGCCGTGGAAGTCTCGGCCCCGGCCGCCGGCGTCTTGACCATCACCGCCGCCGACGGCGCCACCGTGACCCCGGGTCAGGTGATCGGTTCGGTCGCCGCCTCTGGCGCTGCGGCTGCGGCCGCCGCCCCGGCCAACACGGGTTCGGCCCAGGTCCAAGGCCAGGACAAGGCCTCGGCGCACCTGTCGCCCGCCGTCCAGCGCGTGGTTTCCGAGAACAACCTGAACCCGGCCTCGCTGTCGGCCTCGGGTCCGAAGGGCAACATCACCAAGGCCGACGCCATCGCCGCCATCGGCGCCGCCGCCCCGGCTGCGCCCAAGGCTGCTGCAGCTCCGGCCGCTCCGCGCGCCGACCAGCCGCGCGAAGAGCGGGTGAAGATGACGCGCCTGCGTCAGACCATCGCCCGTCGCCTGAAGGAATCCCAGAACACGGCCGCCCAGCTGACCACCTTCAACGAGGTGGACATGACCAACGTCATGGCCCTGCGCGCCCAATACAAGGAAGTGTTCGAGAAGCGCCACGGCGTGAAGCTGGGCTTCATGTCCTTCTTCACCAAGGCGGTGGTGCAAGCCCTGCACGAAATCCCGGCCGTCAACGCCGAGATCGACGGCGCGGACATCATCTACAAGAACCACTACGACATCGGCATCGCCGTCGGCACCGACAAGGGCCTGGTGGTTCCGGTCCTGCGCGACGCGGATGCGCTGTCGCTGGCCGGCATCGAGAAGGGCATCGCCGCCCTGGGCAAGGCCGCCCGTGACGGCGCCCTGACCATGGATCAGATGCAAGGCGGCACCTTCACCATCACCAACGGCGGCACCTATGGCTCGCTGATGTCGACGCCGATCCTGAACACGCCGCAGTCGGGCATCCTGGGCATGCACAACATCGTGCAGCGTCCGATGGCCATCAACGGCGAGGTCAAGATCCGTCCGATGATGTACCTGGCCCTCAGCTACGATCACCGCATCGTCGACGGCAAGGAAGCCGTGACCTTCCTGGTCCGCATCAAGGAACTGCTGGAAGACCCGGCGCGCGCCCTGCTGGACCTGTAA
- the fabA gene encoding 3-hydroxyacyl-[acyl-carrier-protein] dehydratase FabA, which produces MSQSSQYPSSFDHEGLLASGRGELFGPGNAQLPAPPMLMFDRIKTITADGGDYGKGYVEAELDINPDLWFFQCHFIGDPVMPGCLGLDAMWQLVGFYLGWIGGPGKGRALGVGEVKFTGQVTPDVKKVVYKVHLKRVINRKLVMGIADGVLEADGEVIYTCADMRVGLFGGAAPVEPSAA; this is translated from the coding sequence TTGAGCCAGTCGTCGCAATATCCGTCGTCGTTCGATCACGAAGGCCTGCTGGCCTCGGGCCGGGGCGAGCTGTTCGGTCCGGGCAACGCCCAGCTGCCGGCGCCGCCGATGCTGATGTTCGACCGCATCAAGACCATCACCGCCGACGGCGGCGACTACGGCAAGGGCTATGTCGAGGCCGAACTCGACATCAACCCGGACCTCTGGTTCTTCCAGTGCCACTTCATCGGCGATCCGGTCATGCCGGGCTGCCTGGGCCTGGACGCCATGTGGCAGCTGGTCGGCTTCTACCTGGGCTGGATCGGCGGCCCCGGCAAGGGTCGGGCGCTGGGCGTCGGCGAGGTGAAGTTCACCGGCCAGGTGACCCCCGACGTCAAGAAGGTGGTCTATAAGGTCCACCTGAAGCGCGTCATCAACCGCAAGCTGGTCATGGGCATCGCCGACGGCGTGCTCGAAGCGGACGGCGAGGTCATCTATACTTGCGCGGATATGCGCGTCGGCCTGTTCGGCGGCGCGGCTCCGGTGGAACCGAGCGCCGCCTGA
- a CDS encoding 2-hydroxyacid dehydrogenase yields the protein MSARKLKVVLTRRLPDAVETRMRELFDAELNLTDRPMSRDELAAALQRAEVLAPTITDQLDAELIAGAGEQLKMIANFGAGVDHIDIDAAVGRGIIVTNTPGVLTEDTADLGMSLILAVSRRIVEGAAVVEAGRFEGWSPTWMCGRKLWGKRLGIVGMGRIGQALARRAKAFGMQVHYHNRKPVPDMIAEELGATWWDDLDQMLARMDVISLNCPATKETHHLLSAERLARLQPHAIVVNTARGELIDEAALVEALDRRALFGVGLDVFEHEPKVHPGLIGRPNVVLLPHLGSATIEARQDMGDRVIANIMTYQNGHRPPDRVIPAML from the coding sequence ATGTCCGCTCGCAAGCTTAAGGTCGTATTAACCAGACGCCTGCCTGACGCCGTTGAGACGCGGATGCGCGAACTTTTCGACGCCGAGCTGAACCTGACCGACCGGCCGATGTCGCGCGACGAACTGGCCGCCGCCCTGCAGCGGGCCGAGGTGCTGGCGCCGACCATCACCGACCAGCTGGACGCCGAACTGATCGCAGGCGCGGGCGAGCAGCTGAAGATGATCGCCAACTTCGGCGCGGGCGTGGACCATATCGACATCGACGCCGCCGTCGGGCGCGGGATCATCGTCACCAACACGCCCGGCGTCCTGACCGAGGACACGGCCGACCTGGGCATGAGCCTGATCCTGGCGGTCAGCCGCCGCATCGTCGAAGGCGCCGCCGTCGTCGAGGCCGGGCGCTTCGAGGGCTGGAGCCCGACCTGGATGTGCGGCCGCAAACTGTGGGGCAAGCGTCTGGGCATCGTCGGCATGGGCCGCATCGGCCAGGCCCTGGCCCGCCGGGCCAAGGCCTTCGGCATGCAGGTCCACTATCACAACCGCAAACCCGTCCCGGACATGATCGCCGAAGAGCTGGGCGCGACCTGGTGGGACGATTTGGACCAGATGCTGGCGCGGATGGACGTCATCTCGCTGAACTGCCCGGCGACGAAGGAGACGCACCACCTTCTGTCGGCCGAGCGTCTGGCCCGGCTTCAGCCGCACGCCATCGTGGTCAACACCGCGCGCGGCGAACTGATCGACGAGGCGGCCCTGGTCGAGGCGCTGGACCGCCGCGCCCTGTTCGGCGTCGGTCTGGACGTGTTCGAGCACGAGCCGAAGGTCCACCCCGGCCTGATCGGCCGCCCGAACGTGGTGCTGCTGCCTCACCTGGGCTCGGCCACCATCGAGGCGCGCCAGGACATGGGCGACCGCGTCATCGCCAACATCATGACCTATCAGAACGGCCACCGCCCGCCGGATCGGGTCATTCCGGCGATGCTCTAG
- a CDS encoding S1C family serine protease, with amino-acid sequence MTKHSLLAGAALAIFSVSGMAQAAPMTAAGAAVQSPVAAMPYDARRGVFTFAAGLEESLPAVVQVTTLGQSRGPSSARNPKPSQGGSGVIIDAREGIIVTNHHVIENGQKFTVDLIDGRLFDATLIGADKATDIAVLKIDAPGLSQVTTVDSDTLRSGDLAFAVGYPLGLDQTLTMGVISGLNRSGMGDAIEDYIQTDAAVNSGNSGGPLLDSRGRLIGINTAILSGGFGGGNDGIAFAVPTRIMMFVVDQLRASGEVKRGRVGLGLGSLTAERAREIGLNIVRGAVVYDVEPGSSGEQAGLKPGDVLTRIQGRPVANAGSVQATVGIAQAGTQMPVVYLRDGREASTQLTVEPSDPAAVRLGTQAAIARGLTLRNPTSGRGAQIAVVEAGSSAAAAGFQAGDVVVQADGVEVADMKDLAQRLQAAGEAVVPIIVLRDNERVEIDLPA; translated from the coding sequence ATGACCAAACACAGCCTGCTGGCCGGCGCCGCCCTGGCGATCTTCAGCGTCAGCGGCATGGCCCAGGCGGCGCCCATGACGGCCGCCGGCGCGGCGGTGCAGTCGCCGGTCGCCGCCATGCCCTATGACGCCCGGCGCGGCGTCTTCACCTTCGCCGCCGGGCTGGAGGAAAGCCTGCCCGCCGTGGTGCAGGTGACGACCCTGGGCCAGTCGCGCGGTCCCAGTTCGGCGCGCAACCCCAAGCCCTCCCAGGGCGGATCGGGCGTCATCATCGACGCGCGCGAAGGCATCATCGTCACCAACCACCACGTCATCGAGAACGGCCAGAAATTCACCGTCGACCTGATCGACGGGCGCTTGTTCGACGCCACCCTGATCGGGGCCGACAAGGCGACCGACATCGCCGTGCTGAAGATCGACGCCCCGGGCCTGTCGCAGGTGACGACGGTGGACTCCGACACCCTGCGCAGCGGCGACTTGGCGTTCGCCGTCGGCTATCCGCTGGGGTTGGACCAGACCCTGACGATGGGCGTCATCTCGGGTCTGAACCGCTCGGGCATGGGCGACGCCATCGAAGACTATATCCAGACCGATGCGGCGGTGAACTCGGGCAATTCGGGCGGCCCGCTGCTGGACAGCCGGGGACGGCTGATCGGCATCAACACCGCCATCCTGTCGGGCGGCTTCGGCGGCGGCAACGACGGCATCGCCTTCGCCGTGCCGACGCGCATCATGATGTTCGTGGTCGACCAGCTGCGCGCCTCGGGCGAGGTCAAGCGCGGCCGCGTCGGTCTGGGCCTGGGCTCGTTGACGGCCGAGCGCGCGCGAGAGATCGGGCTCAACATCGTGCGCGGCGCCGTGGTCTATGATGTCGAGCCGGGCTCCTCGGGCGAGCAGGCGGGGCTGAAGCCGGGGGACGTGCTGACCCGCATCCAGGGCCGCCCCGTGGCCAACGCCGGGTCGGTTCAGGCCACGGTCGGCATCGCTCAGGCCGGCACTCAGATGCCCGTCGTCTATCTGCGCGACGGCCGCGAGGCCTCGACCCAGCTGACGGTCGAGCCGTCTGATCCGGCCGCCGTGCGTCTGGGGACGCAGGCCGCCATCGCGCGCGGCCTGACCCTGCGCAATCCCACGTCAGGCCGGGGGGCCCAGATCGCCGTGGTCGAGGCCGGGTCTTCCGCCGCCGCGGCGGGGTTCCAGGCCGGCGATGTGGTGGTCCAGGCGGACGGCGTCGAGGTCGCCGACATGAAGGATTTGGCCCAGCGCCTTCAGGCCGCAGGCGAGGCGGTCGTGCCGATCATCGTCCTGCGCGACAACGAACGCGTCGAGATCGACCTTCCGGCCTGA